A DNA window from Castanea sativa cultivar Marrone di Chiusa Pesio chromosome 7, ASM4071231v1 contains the following coding sequences:
- the LOC142643809 gene encoding protein SRG1-like has product MEEEDKGYFHEASFIDKEGQLRTSKVPVVQELARQLQVLNHLPDKFRRVHPDHQPVTPSFALPIPTINMAKLRLAAEPQPKVRAQELAKLASVAKEWGMFLITDHGVPSNVLHGVKDVVKGFFGLSFVEKKASVGSYASVDNMGYGRNFVKSEDQPLDWIDRLTMKAAPEGASEGLHVWPQKPTNFRQAIEQYVREARKVLDELLEVLAESLSLERHVFIQQFDTNESEINVRVNYYPPCPRPDQTLGLTPHTDASALTILMEFDTSGGLQVLKDQKWLPVKWPRDTLLVNVGDMLEIMSNGRLQSPWHRVVTQMDVERFSVALFYNPASLAEIVSVRNTTMEKESYKNVVVGDYLQHFYKISPTTEKVAIKFAKA; this is encoded by the exons ATGGAGGAGGAAGATAAAGGTTACTTCCATGAAGCTAGCTTCATAGACAAAGAAGGCCAATTAAGAACCTCAAAGGTTCCAGTGGTGCAGGAACTAGCACGCCAACTCCAAGTGCTCAACCACTTGCCAGATAAGTTCAGAAGGGTCCATCCTGATCACCAACCAGTCACACCCTCTTTTGCCCTTCCAATTCCAACCATTAATATGGCCAAGTTAAGGTTGGCAGCTGAGCCTCAGCCCAAGGTTCGAGCCCAAGAGCTAGCCAAGCTAGCCAGTGTTGCCAAAGAGTGGGGCATGTTTCTAATTACGGACCATGGTGTACCCTCTAATGTTTTGCATGGTGTTAAGGATGTGGTGAAAGGGTTCTTTGGGTTGTCCTTTGTAGAGAAAAAAGCAAGTGTTGGATCTTATGCCAGTGTTGACAACATGGGTTATGGCCGGAATTTTGTCAAGTCGGAAGATCAGCCGTTGGATTGGATTGATCGGTTGACCATGAAAGCAGCACCTGAAGGAGCATCTGAAGGACTCCATGTTTGGCCTCAAAAACCAACAAATTTCAG GCAAGCCATAGAACAATACGTCAGGGAAGCAAGAAAGGTGTTGGATGAGTTGCTTGAAGTCCTTGCCGAATCATTATCACTAGAAAGACATGTTTTTATCCAACAGTTTGACACTAATGAGAGTGAAATCAATGTGAGAGTGAACTACTACCCACCATGTCCTAGGCCTGACCAAACCCTGGGCCTCACACCACACACAGATGCAAGTGCTCTCACTATCTTAATGGAATTTGACACCTCTGGTGGACTCCAAGTACTCAAGGACCAAAAATGGCTCCCCGTGAAGTGGCCACGGGACACATTGCTAGTGAATGTGGGAGACATGCTAGAGATTATGAGCAATGGGAGGTTACAGAGTCCATGGCATAGGGTTGTGACCCAAATGGATGTTGAGCGATTCTCAGTTGCTTTGTTCTACAACCCAGCCTCCCTAGCTGAGATTGTGTCTGTAAGGAATACAACCATGGAGAAGGAGAGTTACAAGAACGTAGTTGTGGGGGATTATCTGCAGCACTTTTATAAGATCAGTCCCACAACTGAGAAAGTAGCAATCAAGTTCGCCAAAGCTTGA